Below is a window of Spelaeicoccus albus DNA.
GGTCTTCGGGCGAGTCGCCGAGCACTTCGGTGGGAACGGCGCCTTGGGCGGCGTCCAGTTCGGCGAGCTCGTCGGCCAACATGACGGGGATGAGGCCTTCCTGGATGAGTCCGCGTCGCACGGATCCGGCGGCGTGCACCGCGTCCATCCGGCCGGTGTGCGCCAAAACGAGTACGCGTCGACTCATCGGACCCCCTCCACACTCTCGAGAAACTCGTCTAGGTCGAACATACTTGCCGCCGGCTCGGAGGAAAACGTCAGCCAGAGAAAATACTCGTTATTGCCGCTCGGGCCGGGCAGCTTCGACCGGGCGGCGGCGCGGACGACGAGGCCGCGGGCATTGGCGGCGGCGGCCACCGAGCGCACGGCCCGGGCGCGCGCGGACGGATCTCGGACGACGCCGTGCCCGTCCAAATCGGCGCGGGTGAGTTCGAATTGGGGCTTGACCATGAGAAACAAGGACGCGCCGGGCGTACTGCAGGCAATGAGCGCCGGAAGGGCGAGGGTCAATGAGATGAACGACAAGTCGCCGACGACCGTGTCGACGGGTCCGCCGATGTCGCGTGGAGCCAGGGTGCGCACGTTCTTGCCCTCCAGCGAGGTCACCCGGCCGTCGGCCTCGAGGCTCGGCGCAAGTTGTCCGTGGCCGACGTCAACGGCAATCACCGCATCCGCACCGCGTTCCAACGCGACCTGGGTGAACCCGCCGGTGGACGCGCCGGCGTCCAGTACGCGGCCGGCCAGGTGGTCGATGCCGAAGTCGTCAAGCGCTCCGGCCAGTTTGTGCGCGGCGCGAGAAACGTAGTTGTCGGAGCTCTCGACGGTAATGGTGGTGTCGGCGTCCACGGGAGTCGACGGTTTGCGTGCCACGCGGCCGGCGGCCGTGACGGCGCCGTCCGCTATCAGTTTCGCGGCGT
It encodes the following:
- a CDS encoding TlyA family RNA methyltransferase translates to MTERLDVELNRRGLARSRTHAAKLIADGAVTAAGRVARKPSTPVDADTTITVESSDNYVSRAAHKLAGALDDFGIDHLAGRVLDAGASTGGFTQVALERGADAVIAVDVGHGQLAPSLEADGRVTSLEGKNVRTLAPRDIGGPVDTVVGDLSFISLTLALPALIACSTPGASLFLMVKPQFELTRADLDGHGVVRDPSARARAVRSVAAAANARGLVVRAAARSKLPGPSGNNEYFLWLTFSSEPAASMFDLDEFLESVEGVR